A window from Glaciimonas sp. PCH181 encodes these proteins:
- a CDS encoding DnaJ domain-containing protein: MTTLYEILGLSLRATAEQVEQAYTAQTRKLETEGPSPEHNKAQLMAIKEAYAVLSSEARRAAYDAKLNKTTQVSYEVAASGSLPWLSICLVSSVLVVGTLYFYKTQDNQDRIDQFSLATEKSKADAKTALLKVYAEKASLQKAKLLDDQHAADRQRKNSEQARLEGQQIHLMLEQPTEAKARDDAQAARQAKYGQRQNATTQLALNMPTNR; encoded by the coding sequence ATGACAACGCTATACGAAATCCTCGGGCTAAGTCTAAGGGCCACGGCTGAACAGGTTGAGCAGGCATACACTGCCCAGACTCGAAAATTAGAAACCGAAGGTCCGTCTCCGGAGCACAACAAAGCCCAATTGATGGCAATCAAAGAAGCTTACGCCGTGCTTTCTTCTGAGGCGCGGCGCGCGGCCTACGATGCCAAACTCAATAAAACGACACAAGTCAGCTACGAAGTTGCAGCGTCAGGGTCGCTGCCATGGTTATCGATATGCCTGGTAAGCAGCGTTTTAGTGGTTGGCACCCTGTATTTTTATAAAACGCAAGATAACCAGGACCGTATCGACCAATTCTCATTGGCGACCGAAAAATCCAAGGCCGACGCTAAAACTGCGCTGTTGAAGGTTTACGCGGAAAAGGCTTCACTGCAAAAAGCGAAGCTATTGGATGACCAGCACGCAGCCGACCGACAACGGAAAAATTCTGAGCAAGCCCGACTAGAAGGCCAGCAAATCCATTTGATGTTAGAGCAGCCGACCGAGGCTAAGGCGCGCGATGACGCGCAGGCTGCCCGACAAGCGAAATATGGTCAGAGGCAAAACGCTACGACACAACTTGCCCTGAATATGCCGACCAATCGCTAA
- a CDS encoding TMEM175 family protein yields MGKSRLEAFSDGVIAIIITIMVLEMKVPHGDDLASLRLIYPVFFSYILSFVYTGIYWNNHHHMLHATQKISGPVLWANLHLLFWLSLIPFATGWMGENHFSEVPTALYGVVLLMAGIAYYILSRSLIRLHGADSPLAKAIGNDIKGKLSVVAYAVAIPLSFVNRWIALAMYVLVAIMWLIPDRRIEKVVEI; encoded by the coding sequence ATGGGTAAAAGCCGCCTGGAAGCATTCAGCGATGGCGTGATCGCGATCATCATCACTATTATGGTGCTTGAGATGAAAGTCCCGCACGGCGACGACCTGGCATCGCTCCGGTTGATCTACCCGGTATTCTTCAGTTACATCCTCAGTTTTGTGTACACCGGAATCTATTGGAATAATCACCACCACATGCTTCACGCGACACAAAAAATCAGTGGCCCGGTGCTTTGGGCGAATTTACATCTTCTATTCTGGTTGTCCCTGATCCCGTTTGCCACCGGATGGATGGGCGAAAATCACTTTTCCGAAGTGCCCACTGCGCTGTATGGCGTGGTACTACTAATGGCTGGTATTGCTTATTACATCCTGAGTCGCAGCCTGATTAGACTTCACGGAGCAGATTCACCACTCGCCAAAGCGATAGGCAACGACATAAAAGGTAAGTTATCAGTCGTGGCTTATGCTGTCGCCATCCCACTCTCTTTTGTCAATCGTTGGATCGCGCTGGCGATGTATGTTCTGGTAGCGATCATGTGGCTGATTCCGGATCGCCGGATCGAGAAAGTGGTCGAAATATGA
- a CDS encoding ATP-binding protein: MGALVRQIDWAKTSLGPIRDWPASLRIAVTMALDSPLPTIVLWGTELIQIYNDAYRPLLGLRHPVAFGQRTQDCWPEVWHFNTLIYNRVLSTGECVHLEDQEYVIVPSGISETRYFTITYSPTRDESGSVCGVYIVATETTRRVLAERENITLLKATRFAADQLQQMFDHAPSFMALLKGPEHIFDIMNAAFMRLFPRYDVLGKSVRQAIPQFERQGLVKLLDQVYLSGKPFLAYEMPVYLQETLDGPGNQRYLDFVLQPIRNADGHVSAIFVDGSDTTEQHHARLELRRLNQKLTDKVDGLEEAQTELHLSRSTLRKLIDHQESIKEDERKRIARDIHDDLGAVLTGIKANVSVSIDRSLRAGQPEDLLLMEAVEQADTAIETVRRVIAELRPSVLDQLGVWAALEWYAGQIEERTDLQCRCSISTGAAAINLDPERSTMLFRVVQEALTNVVRHAAASHVKISVGYHKHTLSIEIKDDGKGIDAQQLLDGESWGILGMHERTRHFGGELNISGEPGVGTTVVLRLPLGPISLV; encoded by the coding sequence ATGGGGGCGCTAGTACGTCAAATCGACTGGGCCAAAACATCGCTGGGACCGATCCGCGACTGGCCCGCCAGTCTGCGCATTGCCGTCACCATGGCCCTTGATTCGCCATTGCCGACAATCGTGCTGTGGGGGACGGAGCTAATCCAAATCTACAACGACGCGTATCGACCGCTGCTGGGCCTGCGTCATCCGGTGGCTTTCGGACAACGCACGCAAGACTGCTGGCCTGAGGTATGGCACTTTAATACGCTGATTTATAACCGCGTCCTGAGTACCGGAGAATGTGTCCATCTCGAAGATCAGGAATATGTCATCGTCCCGTCGGGCATCTCCGAAACCCGCTATTTCACGATTACTTATTCACCGACCAGAGATGAATCGGGATCGGTTTGCGGTGTGTACATAGTCGCGACGGAAACCACGCGTCGGGTACTGGCAGAGCGGGAAAATATCACCCTTTTAAAAGCCACACGATTTGCGGCGGATCAACTCCAGCAAATGTTTGATCATGCGCCGAGTTTTATGGCCTTGTTGAAGGGACCTGAGCATATTTTCGACATTATGAACGCGGCCTTCATGCGACTTTTTCCACGCTATGACGTACTTGGAAAATCTGTGCGTCAGGCGATTCCGCAATTCGAGCGTCAGGGATTAGTGAAATTGCTGGATCAGGTCTACCTTTCTGGCAAGCCATTTTTGGCCTACGAAATGCCGGTTTATTTGCAAGAAACGCTGGATGGTCCGGGCAATCAACGGTATCTGGATTTTGTGCTCCAGCCCATCCGAAACGCAGACGGCCATGTTTCTGCCATTTTCGTTGACGGCAGCGACACCACCGAACAGCATCATGCACGGTTAGAGCTACGCCGACTTAATCAAAAATTGACTGATAAAGTAGATGGCCTGGAAGAGGCGCAAACCGAATTGCATCTCTCGCGATCGACCTTACGCAAGCTTATCGACCATCAGGAAAGTATCAAGGAAGACGAGCGCAAACGCATCGCCCGCGACATCCACGACGACCTCGGCGCAGTACTTACCGGAATCAAGGCCAATGTCTCGGTCTCTATCGACCGCTCGTTACGCGCCGGACAGCCCGAAGATTTGCTGCTGATGGAAGCGGTGGAACAGGCCGACACTGCCATCGAAACAGTGCGCCGCGTGATTGCAGAACTGCGCCCGAGTGTGCTCGATCAGCTAGGCGTGTGGGCTGCGCTGGAATGGTATGCAGGGCAAATCGAAGAGCGCACAGACCTGCAATGCCGATGCAGCATCAGCACCGGTGCGGCGGCGATCAATCTCGATCCCGAGCGCAGCACGATGCTGTTCCGCGTGGTGCAGGAAGCGCTGACCAACGTGGTGCGCCATGCTGCGGCGAGCCATGTGAAAATTAGTGTTGGTTACCATAAACACACCCTCAGTATTGAAATCAAGGATGATGGTAAAGGTATCGATGCGCAGCAACTGCTTGATGGCGAATCGTGGGGCATACTCGGCATGCATGAGCGTACCCGCCATTTCGGTGGAGAGCTGAACATTTCCGGCGAACCAGGTGTGGGGACAACGGTGGTATTGCGGTTGCCGCTCGGGCCAATAAGTCTCGTATAA
- a CDS encoding isoprenylcysteine carboxylmethyltransferase family protein: protein MTVFFVAALAITVYLMKKDPALLARRMRAGARAETEKNQKILLKLAEVVFVAIFVLSAIDTRFGWSVVPLYGVIGGDVLVATGFFIVFLVFKENTFASATIEVDTHQKIISTGPYALVRHPMYSGAIIMLLGVPLALGSLWGLALVVLMTALIVRRLRLEEDFLVEHLSGYQSYQQAVKYRLLPLCW, encoded by the coding sequence TTGACGGTATTTTTTGTTGCGGCGCTGGCGATTACCGTCTACCTGATGAAAAAAGATCCTGCCCTGTTGGCGCGTCGCATGCGTGCTGGTGCACGTGCGGAGACGGAGAAAAATCAAAAGATTCTACTGAAGCTGGCCGAGGTCGTCTTTGTAGCGATATTCGTTTTATCGGCAATCGACACGCGGTTTGGTTGGTCTGTCGTGCCGCTATACGGCGTGATAGGTGGGGATGTTTTAGTAGCAACCGGCTTTTTCATCGTATTTTTGGTGTTTAAGGAAAACACTTTTGCATCTGCAACCATTGAGGTCGACACGCACCAAAAAATCATCTCAACCGGACCCTACGCGCTGGTGCGTCACCCAATGTATAGCGGTGCCATCATTATGTTGCTCGGCGTGCCGCTGGCACTTGGTTCATTGTGGGGCTTGGCACTAGTCGTTTTGATGACGGCATTAATCGTAAGGCGATTACGTCTTGAAGAAGATTTTTTGGTCGAGCATTTGTCAGGCTATCAAAGCTATCAACAGGCGGTTAAATATCGCTTGCTGCCATTGTGTTGGTAA
- a CDS encoding DUF4166 domain-containing protein, which produces MSGKLSNLTRLASVERGKMDDILAAKMLGFPDAGHNIAVDFTAISHPDMQVWKRTFGGRSFASKLSLGKGRSDKLLRERFGPLSFGLAIVIDEDRLRFIVRSWNFLGILLPLSWAPGGDSYEFCEDGKFCFNVEIRHPLTGTIVKYRGWLEPKIESVKDKQAVCV; this is translated from the coding sequence ATGTCGGGCAAGCTATCCAACCTCACCAGATTAGCCAGTGTTGAGCGCGGCAAGATGGATGACATACTTGCGGCGAAAATGCTCGGCTTCCCTGATGCCGGTCACAACATCGCAGTCGATTTCACAGCGATATCACATCCCGATATGCAAGTATGGAAACGCACATTCGGCGGACGATCATTCGCCAGCAAACTCTCTTTGGGCAAAGGTAGATCAGATAAACTTTTGCGCGAACGCTTTGGCCCGCTCTCGTTCGGATTAGCAATCGTCATCGATGAAGACCGATTGCGCTTCATCGTCCGCAGCTGGAATTTTCTCGGCATACTGCTTCCGCTCTCTTGGGCCCCTGGCGGAGATTCGTATGAATTTTGCGAAGATGGTAAATTTTGCTTCAATGTAGAAATCCGACATCCTCTTACTGGCACCATCGTGAAATATAGAGGATGGCTGGAGCCTAAAATTGAATCGGTGAAGGATAAGCAAGCGGTTTGTGTTTAG
- a CDS encoding CsgG/HfaB family protein, producing the protein MKLPEILCAAGLILSVAACSNDEAPAQPEAASASAQVAAAPAPTAPTNAMPDAGKLTSVATTATGIGPSPADAVDEAIKLAIKQVNGVTLDMSSEQFRSVLAVALGRDSAQLQAKAFSDHVAQQSNGVVTSFKITKMEEPFLKGSLSFITGGQFKATIEANIAKFDAPADTKKLKIVVGPIRFDAQSFKVAGAAVPSEKVASEIRQKILDALTNTGRFAVLDRELGGDIQSELDMISAGQAPAAELSKMRQSVSADLIWTAKIDAFSYQNKQGNWALSQRIINVATRQVQLSSVLQGNVSNPQADSQGADSAVQTLETGMVSSVVSAILMRTFPITVASRDGNNVVLSQGGQSVREGMRYQLVSMGAEIKDPQTGQSLGRTEYDCCEVVVDKVGPTMAQGRLENIRMPLEQIQPGGLQLRNLSVAKAADAPEKTATGTTGKKPVARKKEVDIFASDKSKW; encoded by the coding sequence ATGAAGTTGCCTGAAATTCTCTGTGCAGCTGGCTTGATATTGTCAGTTGCTGCTTGCTCAAACGATGAAGCGCCTGCGCAGCCGGAGGCGGCTTCTGCAAGCGCCCAGGTTGCTGCTGCACCCGCGCCAACGGCACCAACCAACGCGATGCCGGATGCTGGCAAATTGACCAGCGTTGCTACTACCGCGACGGGAATTGGTCCTAGCCCTGCCGACGCGGTGGATGAGGCGATCAAGCTGGCGATTAAACAAGTCAATGGCGTGACGCTTGATATGAGTTCCGAACAGTTTCGTTCGGTGCTGGCGGTTGCCCTTGGACGTGATTCAGCGCAGCTGCAAGCAAAAGCTTTTTCTGATCACGTAGCGCAGCAATCGAACGGCGTCGTTACCAGTTTCAAAATTACGAAGATGGAAGAGCCGTTCTTAAAGGGCAGTCTTTCGTTCATAACAGGCGGCCAATTTAAGGCGACGATTGAAGCTAATATCGCCAAATTCGATGCGCCGGCGGATACCAAAAAACTTAAAATCGTAGTTGGTCCGATTCGTTTTGATGCGCAGTCTTTCAAGGTCGCTGGTGCTGCGGTGCCTTCTGAAAAAGTTGCCTCTGAGATTCGTCAGAAGATTCTGGACGCACTGACGAATACTGGGCGTTTTGCTGTTTTAGATCGTGAATTGGGCGGTGATATACAAAGCGAGCTTGATATGATCAGCGCCGGACAAGCGCCAGCCGCTGAGCTGTCAAAAATGCGGCAGTCCGTCAGTGCCGATTTGATCTGGACCGCAAAAATCGATGCTTTTTCTTATCAGAATAAGCAAGGAAATTGGGCGCTCTCTCAGCGCATTATTAACGTTGCGACGCGTCAAGTGCAATTGTCCAGCGTTTTGCAGGGCAACGTTAGCAATCCGCAGGCCGATAGCCAAGGTGCCGATAGTGCGGTTCAGACACTCGAAACAGGGATGGTCAGCAGTGTGGTCAGCGCCATTCTGATGCGCACATTCCCGATTACGGTGGCCTCGCGCGATGGTAATAATGTGGTGCTCAGCCAGGGTGGTCAATCGGTCCGGGAAGGTATGCGTTACCAGTTAGTCTCGATGGGGGCGGAAATCAAAGATCCGCAAACCGGCCAATCTTTGGGGCGTACTGAGTATGATTGTTGCGAAGTGGTGGTGGATAAAGTAGGGCCAACGATGGCGCAAGGCCGTTTGGAAAACATTCGTATGCCGCTTGAACAAATTCAGCCAGGCGGTTTGCAATTGCGTAATTTAAGCGTCGCCAAAGCTGCGGATGCGCCAGAAAAAACGGCTACCGGCACCACCGGTAAGAAGCCTGTAGCACGTAAGAAAGAAGTCGATATTTTTGCTAGTGATAAGAGTAAGTGGTAA
- a CDS encoding cupin domain-containing protein: MELKRVGTIASMKGPETNFTGQVRVEMLNTPLAPARTSCASVTFEPGARSAWHTHPLGQTLIVTAGCGWTQCEGEPIVEIRAGDVIWCPPGHKHWHGATPTTPMTHIAVQEALDGVAVVWMEKVSDEQYLAGTVAASC, translated from the coding sequence ATGGAACTCAAACGCGTAGGCACGATTGCTTCGATGAAAGGCCCAGAGACTAACTTTACCGGGCAGGTTCGGGTAGAAATGCTGAATACGCCGCTCGCACCGGCCCGTACTTCCTGCGCCAGTGTCACCTTCGAGCCCGGCGCCCGCTCTGCCTGGCACACCCACCCACTGGGCCAGACGCTGATCGTCACCGCCGGTTGTGGCTGGACCCAGTGTGAGGGCGAACCGATCGTGGAAATTCGTGCTGGCGACGTGATTTGGTGCCCGCCTGGGCATAAGCACTGGCATGGAGCGACACCGACTACTCCTATGACGCATATCGCGGTGCAGGAGGCGCTTGATGGCGTCGCGGTGGTCTGGATGGAAAAAGTCAGCGACGAACAATATCTGGCGGGAACGGTTGCTGCATCCTGTTGA
- a CDS encoding panthothenate synthetase, whose protein sequence is MRMLLNVKFPNAEFNAAIKDGSVSKKMGRIMDELKPEAAYFTEQHGQRSGLLFVNVDDPSKIPMFAEPWFLTFNASVEFKVVMTPDDLKNAGLEELGKKW, encoded by the coding sequence ATGCGCATGCTATTAAATGTCAAATTTCCCAATGCTGAATTTAATGCAGCGATCAAGGACGGCTCCGTCAGCAAAAAAATGGGACGCATCATGGACGAACTAAAGCCAGAGGCTGCTTACTTTACCGAACAGCACGGGCAACGATCAGGCCTATTGTTCGTGAATGTCGACGACCCGTCCAAAATTCCCATGTTTGCTGAGCCATGGTTTCTCACCTTCAACGCCAGCGTGGAATTCAAAGTAGTCATGACGCCGGATGATTTAAAAAATGCCGGACTGGAAGAGTTAGGAAAAAAATGGTGA
- a CDS encoding TonB-dependent siderophore receptor has product MTLRFKPGYLAVLTTLSLTSLTSLNASAQTDQSLPEVVVSGAKSSDGYVPQSAVSATKSEAPLRDIPQTINVVPAEVIRDQHATSLQDIMRNIPGVGLSTGDGQRDQVFIRGFTAIGDQFVDGFRDDALYFRDLSNVERLEIIKGPAAVLYGRGSSGGLINRVTKKPGIDVTDASISLTSNAGRRGEIDLGRSGEVVSWRLTGAREQSDSYRNQQFLDRTAIAPSVDFRISPDTKLLLQADYLEDRRLTDFGIPSYQGRPVSVAAGTYYGAANARDADYSQSRVTSTSATLTHRFDDSLSLRNGFRYYDYQLRRNNTNISGNVNEVAQTMTVMHARLDRNEDGWINQTELTQKLTLAGTKHEILYGVEFGHQNKDAVSYASTPVARNVSIFNPVIPSVNPSIVGAATSTFGKYDTAAAYLQDTIAFNDQWKALLGLRYDSFKQKSLIVGGTAPGDLSRTDKAFSPRAGLVWQPTVMQSYYASWTRSFQPTGENFALATNNADLSPETTRNTEIGAKYDFFDGHVSSTVSIFRLERDNIKVTDPTTRLIIPVGKQRTDGMELTMNANLKQGWNVLAGYAYLDAKITDSVAVDSSVNVAGSPSVASSVPFKGKRATLTPVHSANIWLTKEIGNGFTLGGGANAVGSRFANPGNTVSLPGYFTADAMASYRTTKYQVQLNLNNIFNAGYIISGHGSSPNLSLPGAPRNMALTLRYSM; this is encoded by the coding sequence ATGACGTTGCGTTTCAAACCAGGATATCTGGCGGTATTAACCACTTTGTCATTAACATCTCTCACCAGCCTCAACGCATCGGCGCAGACCGATCAAAGTCTGCCTGAGGTCGTGGTCAGCGGCGCTAAAAGCAGCGACGGTTACGTTCCACAATCGGCAGTCAGCGCCACCAAAAGTGAAGCCCCGTTACGCGATATTCCGCAAACCATCAACGTAGTTCCTGCTGAAGTCATCCGCGACCAGCACGCCACATCCCTGCAAGACATTATGAGAAACATCCCCGGCGTCGGCTTGTCGACCGGCGATGGTCAGCGCGATCAAGTGTTTATTCGCGGCTTTACCGCCATCGGCGATCAATTTGTCGACGGTTTCCGCGACGATGCTTTGTACTTCCGCGATTTGTCGAATGTCGAGCGCTTGGAAATCATCAAAGGCCCGGCCGCCGTTCTATACGGTCGCGGTTCTTCCGGCGGCTTGATTAATCGGGTCACCAAAAAGCCCGGCATCGATGTTACCGACGCCAGTATCAGCCTGACCAGCAATGCAGGCCGACGCGGCGAGATCGATCTGGGCCGCAGCGGCGAAGTTGTTTCATGGCGCTTGACCGGCGCGCGTGAGCAGTCCGACAGCTATCGCAACCAACAATTTCTAGACCGCACCGCGATTGCGCCTTCGGTAGATTTCCGTATATCGCCAGATACAAAATTGCTGTTGCAAGCAGACTATCTGGAAGATCGCCGCCTGACCGACTTCGGCATTCCATCCTATCAAGGGCGGCCAGTAAGTGTTGCCGCGGGCACCTATTACGGCGCAGCGAACGCACGCGATGCCGACTACAGTCAGTCACGCGTAACCTCGACCTCGGCTACCTTGACACACCGCTTCGACGACTCGCTGTCGTTGCGCAACGGATTCCGTTACTACGATTACCAACTGCGCCGAAACAACACGAATATTAGTGGCAATGTGAACGAAGTTGCGCAGACGATGACCGTCATGCATGCCCGACTTGATCGCAACGAAGACGGCTGGATCAATCAGACAGAATTGACCCAAAAACTAACGCTTGCAGGCACCAAACATGAAATTTTGTACGGCGTTGAATTCGGTCATCAAAACAAAGATGCCGTAAGTTATGCAAGTACACCCGTAGCAAGAAATGTGTCGATTTTCAATCCCGTTATTCCTAGCGTAAATCCATCGATCGTCGGCGCTGCCACTTCCACCTTTGGCAAGTACGATACGGCCGCCGCCTATTTACAAGATACGATCGCCTTTAACGACCAATGGAAAGCATTGCTAGGCTTGCGCTATGACAGCTTCAAACAAAAGTCGCTGATCGTTGGCGGCACAGCGCCGGGCGATTTATCACGCACAGATAAAGCGTTTAGCCCACGCGCCGGACTGGTGTGGCAACCAACCGTGATGCAGTCTTACTACGCATCGTGGACGCGCTCATTCCAGCCAACTGGCGAGAACTTTGCGTTAGCGACCAACAACGCCGACTTGTCTCCTGAGACCACCCGAAATACCGAAATCGGCGCTAAATACGATTTCTTTGACGGCCACGTTAGCAGCACCGTATCGATATTTCGTCTGGAGCGCGACAATATTAAAGTCACCGATCCGACGACCAGACTCATCATTCCTGTCGGTAAACAGCGCACGGATGGGATGGAGCTGACCATGAACGCAAACTTGAAACAAGGCTGGAACGTCCTTGCCGGCTACGCGTATCTGGATGCAAAAATCACCGATTCAGTCGCAGTGGATTCCAGCGTCAACGTTGCTGGCAGCCCGAGCGTCGCCAGCAGCGTTCCATTTAAAGGCAAGCGCGCCACCTTAACGCCGGTTCACAGCGCTAACATTTGGCTGACTAAAGAAATCGGTAATGGTTTCACGTTAGGCGGCGGTGCCAATGCGGTCGGCAGCAGGTTTGCCAATCCGGGTAACACCGTATCGTTACCGGGTTATTTCACCGCCGATGCAATGGCTTCGTACAGAACGACAAAGTATCAAGTCCAACTCAATCTGAATAATATTTTCAATGCTGGCTACATCATTTCAGGCCACGGCAGCAGCCCTAATCTGAGCTTGCCGGGAGCGCCGCGCAATATGGCATTGACCTTGCGTTATTCGATGTAA
- a CDS encoding bifunctional 2-polyprenyl-6-hydroxyphenol methylase/3-demethylubiquinol 3-O-methyltransferase UbiG, translated as MDKETLRAYNSAAAEFSKEWGDQPAPDDLYDLLVQYFKPGLTADIGCGSGRDAAWLAARGYTVHGYDASEGLLGEARSSYPHLLWDVATLPALENIPQNTVENVLCETVIMHLAPDTITQAVQRLRDILFPGGTLYLSWRVTENNSQRDKHGRLYAAFDKDLVLKALNEHDSVLLDREETSASSGKKIHRLIVRKAE; from the coding sequence ATGGATAAAGAAACATTGCGCGCTTACAACAGCGCTGCCGCCGAGTTTTCGAAAGAGTGGGGCGATCAACCAGCGCCCGACGATCTATATGATTTGTTGGTGCAGTATTTCAAACCGGGACTGACTGCCGATATCGGTTGCGGCTCTGGTCGCGATGCTGCGTGGCTTGCGGCGCGTGGTTACACGGTGCATGGCTATGATGCTTCGGAGGGGTTGTTGGGCGAAGCAAGGTCGTCGTATCCGCATTTGCTCTGGGATGTGGCGACGCTGCCTGCACTTGAAAACATCCCGCAAAATACGGTTGAAAATGTTCTGTGCGAGACGGTGATCATGCATCTCGCACCGGATACGATCACACAGGCTGTACAACGCCTGCGCGACATACTTTTTCCCGGCGGAACTTTGTATTTAAGCTGGCGTGTGACCGAAAACAATTCACAGCGGGATAAACATGGGCGCTTGTATGCCGCGTTCGACAAAGATTTGGTGCTGAAAGCGTTAAATGAACACGATAGCGTGCTGCTGGATCGGGAAGAGACTAGCGCCTCTTCGGGCAAGAAAATTCATCGCTTGATTGTGCGCAAGGCGGAATGA
- a CDS encoding molybdopterin-dependent oxidoreductase — MRKRKFIFAALSVATVPTFAKKRTESRKENGPTLLTISGAIGKGNRGALDPALDQMMHKQNIQFDKAYVYNFSALTSLPAVEITPTFEYDAKAHALRGPLLNDVIATAAGAVLPGNTTVKLRAVDGYVVQIALADIRKYGFIVATHLDGQPIPLGGLGPLWAVYAPDRFPDMMSRPLSARFSLCPWALYHIELGTA; from the coding sequence GTGAGAAAAAGAAAATTTATCTTCGCCGCACTTAGTGTTGCCACGGTCCCGACTTTTGCCAAAAAAAGAACAGAATCACGCAAAGAAAATGGCCCGACATTACTGACAATCAGCGGTGCAATCGGTAAAGGTAATCGCGGCGCATTAGATCCGGCGTTGGATCAGATGATGCACAAGCAAAACATACAGTTCGACAAGGCCTATGTTTATAATTTCTCCGCCCTGACGTCCTTGCCCGCTGTTGAAATAACGCCGACATTCGAATACGACGCTAAAGCGCACGCCTTGCGAGGTCCGCTGTTAAACGATGTAATCGCAACCGCTGCCGGTGCCGTGTTACCCGGCAACACAACCGTCAAATTACGTGCCGTCGATGGGTATGTCGTGCAAATCGCGTTGGCAGACATACGAAAATATGGTTTTATTGTCGCCACGCATCTCGATGGGCAACCAATTCCCCTCGGAGGTTTGGGGCCGTTATGGGCGGTTTATGCACCAGATCGCTTTCCCGACATGATGTCGCGACCGCTATCAGCACGGTTTTCCTTATGCCCTTGGGCGCTGTATCACATTGAGTTGGGTACTGCTTAG
- a CDS encoding DUF899 family protein, whose protein sequence is METSLHSIRFPGESNEYRVARDALLQAELDLRKQVEKVAELRREMPVGGLLKEDYVFEQASIDPDSSDTGKKVRLSALFQEGKDSLLIYSFMYSPNMQRPCPSCTSILDGLNGAMPHVLQRVNFAVVAKSPIQRIQAFAQERGWQKLPLLSSAHNSFNTDYHGETANGGQNPVLNVFVKREGQIYHTYCTELLFAQRNPGQDPRHVDAFWPLWNLLDLTPEGRGTDWRPALTYDQA, encoded by the coding sequence ATGGAAACTTCACTTCATTCAATCCGCTTCCCTGGCGAAAGCAACGAGTATCGGGTAGCGCGCGATGCGCTATTGCAAGCGGAGCTGGATCTCCGCAAGCAAGTAGAAAAAGTTGCAGAGTTGCGCAGAGAAATGCCCGTTGGCGGCCTGCTAAAAGAGGATTATGTTTTCGAGCAAGCCAGCATCGATCCCGACTCTTCCGATACAGGAAAAAAAGTCCGATTATCTGCGCTATTTCAAGAAGGCAAAGATAGCCTTCTCATTTACAGCTTCATGTACAGCCCGAACATGCAGCGTCCGTGTCCGTCGTGCACATCTATTCTTGACGGCTTAAACGGGGCCATGCCGCACGTGCTCCAACGCGTTAACTTTGCTGTCGTCGCGAAGTCGCCAATTCAGCGCATTCAGGCATTTGCACAAGAGCGCGGATGGCAAAAACTCCCTCTCCTATCCTCAGCGCACAATAGCTTCAACACTGATTATCACGGCGAAACCGCAAACGGAGGGCAGAACCCCGTGCTCAACGTATTCGTAAAGCGTGAGGGCCAGATTTATCACACCTACTGCACCGAACTTCTCTTCGCGCAACGCAATCCCGGTCAGGATCCCCGGCATGTCGATGCGTTCTGGCCTTTGTGGAATTTGTTAGATCTCACGCCAGAAGGACGCGGGACTGACTGGCGCCCGGCATTAACCTACGATCAGGCCTAG